A window of Flexistipes sp. contains these coding sequences:
- the lnt gene encoding apolipoprotein N-acyltransferase: MKNIDFKHILFPILSAVLLVLASPGVFSGYLSFFALVPLMIITRKSDNRELVTSIIIFCLVYYLISLNWITIAVSHFGNAPLFIGYAVLIFFIVYLAVYWAVFLYFFRSGYGLVLLSLLFVILEIVRGRLFTGFPWLNFGSFAYNIPFFKLNASLIGEQGLSFLLILSNLLIFQFIHSKKVKYLGAFIALVLISFGSGYILKSTSVPAEDKISFRIIQPSYKQENKWIPTKKEEITDNVLGMLKKNMDTESDIIVLPESVFPAFTANEKDLYSKLQKFSKQKPIIFGSIRLNRNGNQEIKLFNSVYYINDNNTKIYDKIHLVPFGEYFPFKTIFKPINYYFFGDAEDFTSGDSISIFMYKKTKMSPLLCYEGAFTNLVNRVKRNDADILILLTNDSWFGKSFGRYQHLAIDVIRSIEYGIPVVRAAQSGISGCITPGGNVKAKTQIDEKTAVSCSVPSEDSPTLFAKLGYSWLLIFIIFYAFRWITNYSRK, translated from the coding sequence ATGAAAAATATAGATTTTAAACATATACTGTTCCCGATTTTAAGTGCTGTATTGCTTGTATTAGCATCCCCCGGCGTATTTTCAGGTTACCTGTCCTTTTTCGCACTTGTTCCCCTCATGATAATTACAAGAAAATCCGATAACAGAGAACTGGTTACCTCAATTATAATCTTTTGCCTTGTCTATTATCTGATAAGTCTCAACTGGATAACCATAGCCGTAAGCCACTTCGGCAACGCCCCCCTTTTCATAGGCTACGCAGTGCTTATTTTTTTTATCGTTTATTTGGCTGTTTACTGGGCGGTTTTTCTATACTTTTTCCGCAGCGGCTACGGGTTAGTTTTACTCAGTCTCCTTTTTGTAATACTGGAAATTGTCCGGGGCAGGTTGTTCACCGGTTTTCCATGGCTGAATTTCGGCAGCTTCGCTTACAACATTCCGTTTTTCAAGCTCAATGCATCACTAATAGGTGAGCAGGGTTTAAGTTTTCTGTTAATTCTTTCCAATCTGTTAATATTTCAATTCATACATTCGAAAAAAGTGAAATATCTGGGTGCCTTTATTGCCCTTGTATTAATAAGTTTTGGCAGCGGATATATTTTAAAATCGACATCCGTCCCCGCTGAGGATAAAATATCATTTAGAATCATCCAGCCCTCGTACAAACAGGAAAATAAATGGATACCGACAAAAAAAGAAGAGATTACAGACAATGTCCTCGGCATGCTTAAAAAAAACATGGATACAGAAAGTGATATAATTGTTCTGCCTGAATCCGTATTCCCAGCTTTCACTGCAAATGAAAAGGATTTGTACAGCAAATTACAGAAGTTTTCCAAACAAAAGCCTATTATTTTCGGAAGTATCCGTTTAAACAGAAATGGAAACCAAGAAATAAAATTATTCAACAGTGTGTATTATATAAATGATAATAATACAAAAATTTACGATAAAATTCACCTTGTACCTTTCGGAGAATATTTTCCATTCAAAACCATATTCAAGCCTATAAACTACTACTTTTTCGGAGATGCCGAAGATTTTACCAGTGGAGATTCCATTTCCATTTTTATGTACAAAAAAACCAAAATGTCCCCTTTATTATGCTATGAAGGAGCTTTCACCAATCTGGTCAATAGAGTCAAACGGAACGATGCAGATATCCTGATATTGCTTACCAACGACAGTTGGTTCGGCAAGTCATTCGGCAGATACCAGCATCTTGCTATAGATGTAATAAGAAGTATAGAGTACGGTATCCCCGTTGTAAGAGCTGCCCAGTCGGGAATTTCAGGCTGTATTACTCCCGGCGGAAATGTAAAAGCAAAAACTCAGATCGATGAAAAGACGGCTGTCTCCTGCAGTGTTCCCTCCGAAGACAGTCCAACTTTATTTGCAAAATTGGGCTATTCATGGCTTCTTATTTTTATAATTTTTTATGCATTCAGATGGATAACGAACTATTCCAGAAAATAG
- a CDS encoding flavodoxin family protein: protein MKVFALNASPRKDGNTALLINKIFSVLNDNNIETEMYQLAGETLRGCTACRTCFEKKNMQCVFKNDCLNEIVQKTADADGIIFGSPTYFADVTAEMKAIIDRLGYVNKANGNFLKRKVGAGISAVRRGGANRVFDTFNHFFLINEMIVPGSVYWNFAFGRNIGEVENDEEGMRTMEALGENIAWIMKKIGGGK from the coding sequence ATGAAAGTTTTTGCATTAAATGCCAGCCCCAGAAAAGACGGAAATACCGCACTGCTCATAAATAAAATATTTTCAGTGCTGAATGATAATAATATAGAAACGGAAATGTATCAGCTGGCCGGAGAGACACTTCGCGGCTGTACCGCCTGCAGAACATGTTTTGAAAAGAAAAATATGCAGTGCGTTTTTAAAAATGACTGCCTTAATGAAATCGTACAGAAAACCGCTGATGCAGACGGTATAATTTTCGGCTCGCCCACGTACTTTGCTGACGTGACCGCTGAAATGAAAGCAATTATTGACCGCCTTGGATATGTAAACAAGGCAAACGGCAACTTTCTGAAACGCAAAGTGGGAGCCGGTATCAGTGCAGTGAGAAGAGGCGGAGCAAACAGGGTTTTTGACACATTTAATCACTTTTTCCTCATCAATGAAATGATAGTCCCCGGTTCTGTATACTGGAATTTCGCCTTCGGCCGCAATATCGGCGAGGTGGAAAATGATGAGGAAGGTATGCGGACGATGGAAGCTCTCGGCGAAAATATCGCATGGATTATGAAAAAGATAGGTGGAGGGAAGTAG
- the truA gene encoding tRNA pseudouridine(38-40) synthase TruA — translation MYNIKCTVEYDGTCFAGWQTQKNARTVQREIEKAISKMYKTHIKITGSGRTDSGVHALNQVFNYHAMAFIPEASITAGLNSLISDDIVIKNTEYASADFHATKSAISKTYEYIILNTAKPSAFYRNHCWHISDYIDPDELIKILELFEGTHDFSSFCKKRSMVDNPVRTINSTNVRQIGDFLKIEINADGFLHNMVRNIVGTALHVYRKKLNPEIIKNMFIAKDRSAAGPTAPAKGLYLKKVYY, via the coding sequence ATGTATAATATCAAATGTACTGTGGAATACGACGGCACTTGTTTTGCAGGCTGGCAAACTCAGAAAAATGCCAGAACCGTTCAGAGAGAAATCGAAAAAGCCATTTCAAAAATGTACAAAACCCATATTAAAATAACGGGTTCCGGCAGAACCGACTCCGGAGTACATGCCCTGAATCAGGTCTTTAATTATCATGCCATGGCATTTATACCGGAAGCTTCCATAACTGCAGGATTGAACAGTTTAATCAGTGATGACATTGTAATAAAAAATACAGAGTATGCTTCGGCGGATTTCCATGCCACAAAATCCGCAATAAGCAAAACTTATGAATATATCATACTAAACACAGCAAAACCTTCGGCCTTTTACAGAAATCACTGCTGGCATATCAGTGATTATATCGACCCCGATGAACTGATAAAAATCCTGGAACTATTTGAAGGAACCCACGATTTCAGCTCCTTCTGCAAAAAAAGAAGCATGGTTGATAACCCGGTACGGACAATTAACAGCACAAATGTACGGCAAATAGGGGATTTTCTAAAAATAGAAATAAATGCCGACGGTTTTCTTCACAATATGGTACGCAATATCGTGGGCACAGCATTACACGTGTACAGAAAAAAACTGAATCCGGAAATCATAAAAAACATGTTTATTGCAAAAGACCGTTCTGCAGCAGGCCCCACTGCTCCTGCAAAAGGGCTGTATTTAAAAAAGGTCTATTATTAA
- a CDS encoding DUF1786 domain-containing protein, with protein MSYLAIDIGTGTQDVLIYKEGEFLENSPKLIYPAPTKLFSEKIKNFESDLFISGVVMGGGPITKALRNHIDKGYNVFISKDAAKTIKDDLEKVESWGFTIVEAVENPHLELSDIDFELFEILQKKAFYGKFNKVLVAVQDHGYIKGQSDRITRIDFLKEFLDGDLSKAYFDKNTSIPQNFSRFRSIRETITNHYNTDFAITDTGIAAALGALYKNETRPAVTIDAGNGHTFAALIHEEYKISSFFEHHTGMLDKKKIRYFVNKMLRGELTNEEIFNDGGHGAHRFSGKSFPENVPLIITGPNRHRFFDKKDDVTFASPAGDTMITGSVGLLMQQNVL; from the coding sequence ATGTCTTATCTCGCAATCGATATTGGGACCGGAACTCAGGATGTTTTGATATACAAAGAAGGGGAATTTTTGGAAAATTCCCCTAAACTCATATATCCAGCCCCCACAAAATTATTTTCCGAAAAAATCAAAAATTTTGAAAGTGATCTTTTTATAAGCGGTGTTGTCATGGGCGGCGGCCCGATTACAAAAGCTCTCAGAAATCATATAGACAAAGGTTATAATGTCTTCATCTCCAAAGACGCCGCCAAGACAATCAAAGATGACCTTGAAAAGGTTGAGTCATGGGGATTTACTATTGTTGAGGCCGTCGAAAATCCTCATCTGGAATTATCTGATATAGACTTTGAACTTTTTGAAATACTGCAGAAAAAGGCTTTCTACGGGAAGTTCAACAAAGTCCTCGTTGCAGTACAGGATCATGGATATATAAAGGGGCAGTCTGACAGAATTACCCGGATTGATTTTCTCAAAGAATTTTTGGATGGTGATTTGTCCAAGGCGTATTTTGATAAAAACACATCAATTCCTCAGAATTTCAGCAGATTCAGAAGTATCAGAGAAACAATCACCAATCATTACAATACCGATTTCGCCATAACGGACACGGGAATAGCGGCAGCTCTCGGAGCACTTTACAAAAACGAAACAAGACCGGCGGTAACAATAGATGCGGGTAACGGCCATACATTCGCAGCTCTTATTCATGAAGAATACAAAATCAGCAGCTTTTTCGAACATCACACAGGCATGCTTGACAAAAAAAAGATCCGCTATTTTGTTAATAAAATGCTCCGGGGTGAACTTACAAACGAAGAGATTTTTAATGACGGCGGTCATGGTGCTCACCGATTTTCAGGAAAAAGCTTTCCTGAAAATGTGCCCCTTATTATCACAGGTCCAAACAGACACCGCTTTTTTGATAAGAAAGACGACGTAACTTTTGCATCACCGGCGGGAGATACCATGATTACAGGTTCTGTGGGGCTCCTGATGCAACAGAATGTATTATAA
- a CDS encoding energy-coupling factor transporter transmembrane component T family protein, with amino-acid sequence MLKKNYFGKYRYKNSIFHNMHPLAKFFIIISSIILTGLSISLSKISVLIAVFLIFLAASKISAREIYSIFKPFRFLLIFTFIIQLFFDNTGFNPGDLNYTAAAAVTLKFSLMILFSAVFTATTRPLDIIKILNLLIKPLKIFKINTQDITASGIIALRFIPLLFEEADKIRTAQILRNEETHKGLKRIFQIEAFIVPLFFRVIHFSEQIAITLKFRDNWDKVYKFDRIKIPEIILTVIYLIFLIGLYYV; translated from the coding sequence ATGTTAAAAAAAAACTATTTCGGTAAATACAGATATAAAAATTCAATTTTCCACAATATGCACCCTTTGGCAAAATTTTTTATAATAATATCCTCTATTATTTTGACAGGGCTCAGTATATCGCTTTCAAAAATATCTGTTTTAATAGCCGTTTTCTTAATATTTCTTGCCGCCTCAAAAATTTCAGCAAGAGAAATATACTCAATCTTCAAGCCTTTTCGTTTTTTGCTCATTTTTACTTTTATTATACAGCTATTTTTTGACAACACCGGTTTTAATCCGGGCGATCTTAATTATACAGCTGCAGCTGCCGTTACTTTAAAGTTTTCACTTATGATACTTTTTTCGGCTGTTTTTACAGCCACAACAAGGCCTCTGGACATTATTAAAATATTAAATCTGCTGATAAAGCCTCTGAAAATTTTTAAGATTAACACTCAGGATATAACGGCATCCGGAATCATTGCCCTGCGGTTTATCCCCCTTTTGTTCGAAGAAGCTGACAAGATAAGAACTGCTCAAATACTGAGAAACGAAGAAACTCATAAAGGTTTGAAACGTATTTTCCAAATAGAGGCTTTCATTGTGCCGCTTTTTTTCAGAGTTATTCATTTTTCCGAGCAGATAGCCATAACATTAAAATTCAGAGACAACTGGGATAAGGTTTACAAGTTTGACAGAATAAAAATCCCTGAAATAATTTTAACAGTAATATATCTGATTTTCCTCATAGGGCTTTACTATGTATAA
- a CDS encoding twin-arginine translocase TatA/TatE family subunit — protein sequence MFGLGTQELLIILVIVMVIFGAGKLPQIGEGMGKAIKNFKKSAKDAEDAIDITPDEDEKAENKDEEKKDENKKA from the coding sequence ATGTTCGGTTTGGGAACACAGGAACTTTTGATTATTCTGGTGATTGTAATGGTCATTTTCGGAGCGGGAAAACTCCCCCAAATAGGTGAAGGTATGGGGAAAGCAATAAAGAACTTCAAGAAGTCTGCAAAAGATGCTGAAGATGCCATAGATATAACTCCGGATGAAGACGAAAAAGCAGAAAACAAGGATGAAGAAAAGAAAGACGAAAATAAAAAGGCATAA